A genome region from Pseudomonas anguilliseptica includes the following:
- a CDS encoding imelysin family protein — protein sequence MIRSPLTLALLSLTLTACSPSDPQQQVSRALTDGVLLPIYSAWSEADRQLAVSGQAFCAGQQNLAEARQAFASAQSAWAAVQPVAFGPLAEGNRAWQVQFWPDKKNLVARQVEALVNSKPELTPADLDKSSVVVQGLTAYEYLLFDPAIDLSVAEQKARYCPLIVAIGQHQQVLAADVLSQWQAKDGMATLLKDFPNARYAEAPEAVAELLRTQVSAIDGLKKKLGTPLGRQSKGQPQPYQAEAWRSKASLANLAASLASAERIWLGAEQDGIQALLGSDQDALKQRINAAYSDTRQRLAAAQRPLGELLSDEAGRREVNALYDSLNVLHRLHESELAKTLGIQLGFNAHDGD from the coding sequence ATGATCCGCTCACCCCTCACGCTCGCCCTGCTCAGCCTCACGCTCACCGCCTGCAGCCCAAGCGATCCGCAGCAGCAGGTCAGCCGCGCGCTCACCGATGGCGTGTTGCTGCCAATCTACAGCGCCTGGAGCGAAGCCGACCGCCAGCTTGCCGTTAGCGGTCAGGCCTTCTGCGCCGGCCAACAGAATCTAGCCGAGGCCCGCCAGGCCTTTGCCAGCGCGCAAAGCGCCTGGGCCGCCGTGCAACCGGTGGCCTTCGGCCCACTGGCAGAGGGCAACCGTGCCTGGCAGGTGCAATTCTGGCCAGACAAGAAGAACCTGGTAGCGCGTCAGGTTGAAGCGCTGGTCAACAGCAAACCCGAGCTGACCCCGGCCGACCTGGATAAATCCAGCGTGGTGGTGCAAGGCCTCACCGCCTATGAGTACCTGCTGTTCGACCCAGCTATCGACCTGAGCGTCGCCGAACAGAAAGCCCGCTACTGCCCGCTGATCGTTGCCATCGGTCAGCACCAGCAAGTACTGGCCGCTGATGTGCTGAGCCAGTGGCAAGCCAAAGACGGTATGGCCACGCTGCTCAAGGACTTCCCCAACGCCCGCTACGCCGAAGCCCCGGAAGCGGTGGCCGAGCTGCTGCGCACCCAGGTCAGCGCCATCGACGGGCTGAAGAAGAAACTCGGCACGCCCCTCGGCCGTCAAAGCAAAGGCCAGCCGCAGCCCTATCAGGCCGAAGCCTGGCGCAGCAAGGCCAGCCTGGCCAACCTCGCCGCCAGTCTGGCCAGTGCCGAACGCATCTGGCTGGGCGCCGAACAGGATGGCATCCAGGCGCTGCTTGGCAGTGATCAAGACGCACTGAAACAACGCATCAACGCCGCCTACAGCGACACCCGTCAGCGCCTGGCCGCCGCCCAGCGCCCGCTCGGCGAACTGCTGAGCGACGAAGCCGGCCGCAGAGAGGTGAATGCCCTGTACGACAGCCTGAATGTGCTGCATCGCCTGCATGAATCCGAACTGGCCAAGACCCTGGGCATCCAGCTGGGCTTTAACGCCCATGACGGCGACTAA
- a CDS encoding methyl-accepting chemotaxis protein: protein MFLQKSLRAQILALLGGSLALILVTALACFSFLSSGMQAYRGLLEGPLEASTLIDSTNLNFKTQVQEWKNVLLRGSDKAQLDKYWSQFEAQERKVQDLLGKLSELAGNDRALKTKVDTLRSEHQALGANYRKGRDAFVAAGGDAAVGGKAVSGIDRNTTQQMEALASELHQQSLDQASLINASADRTITLGTLLMLGATVVIALFSLWLINRNLINPVRELIEHIAQLSRGNFGQHVDATRQDELGKLAVAANILRDFLADTFTRLKRSTADLDTASGELNSIATLMAQGTREQFSRTDQVATAMHEMSATAQEVARHAAEAAGAADAADSAARQGETVMQATIKTITDIRGEISNTSEVIRRLEADSGRIGKVLEVIRGIAEQTNLLALNAAIEAARAGEQGRGFAVVADEVRTLAQRTAESTAEIHQIIDTVQTGAVNAVRAIESGQHRSEEGVTQVTEAGATLQLITSAVEAIRDMNRQIATAAEEQTSVAEDISRNLTEITAIATANQENVKRTESAGQNLQILSGQLNEVTQRLST from the coding sequence ATGTTTCTGCAAAAATCTTTGCGCGCGCAAATTCTCGCTCTGCTCGGCGGCAGCCTGGCGCTGATACTGGTCACGGCACTGGCCTGTTTCAGTTTCCTCTCCAGCGGCATGCAGGCCTACCGCGGCCTGCTTGAGGGTCCGCTGGAGGCCTCGACGCTGATCGACTCGACCAACCTGAATTTCAAGACCCAGGTACAGGAGTGGAAGAACGTGCTGCTGCGTGGCAGCGACAAAGCTCAGCTGGACAAATACTGGAGCCAGTTCGAAGCGCAGGAACGCAAGGTTCAGGACCTACTGGGCAAATTGAGCGAGCTGGCCGGCAACGACCGTGCACTGAAAACCAAGGTCGATACGTTGCGCAGCGAACACCAGGCGCTCGGCGCCAACTACCGCAAGGGTCGCGACGCCTTTGTCGCTGCCGGCGGTGACGCGGCGGTCGGCGGCAAGGCGGTCTCCGGCATTGACCGCAACACCACCCAGCAGATGGAGGCCCTGGCCAGCGAACTGCACCAACAGAGCCTGGATCAGGCCAGCCTGATCAATGCCTCGGCAGACCGCACCATCACCCTCGGTACCCTACTGATGCTCGGCGCCACCGTGGTCATTGCCCTGTTCAGCCTCTGGTTGATCAACCGCAACCTGATCAACCCGGTTCGCGAGCTGATCGAACATATCGCGCAACTTAGCCGAGGCAACTTCGGTCAGCACGTAGACGCCACGCGTCAGGACGAGCTGGGGAAACTCGCCGTGGCCGCAAATATCCTGCGCGACTTCCTCGCCGACACCTTTACCCGTTTGAAACGCAGCACGGCGGATCTGGATACCGCCAGCGGCGAGCTCAACTCCATCGCAACACTGATGGCCCAAGGCACTCGCGAGCAGTTCTCGCGCACCGATCAGGTCGCCACGGCCATGCATGAAATGTCCGCCACCGCCCAGGAAGTCGCGCGTCACGCAGCCGAAGCCGCCGGCGCGGCCGATGCAGCCGACAGCGCCGCGCGCCAGGGTGAGACGGTGATGCAGGCGACCATCAAAACCATCACCGATATTCGCGGCGAGATCAGTAACACCTCTGAGGTGATTCGCCGCCTGGAAGCCGACAGCGGGCGCATCGGCAAGGTGCTGGAAGTGATTCGCGGCATCGCCGAGCAGACCAACCTGCTCGCGCTTAACGCGGCCATCGAGGCTGCCCGCGCCGGCGAACAAGGCCGCGGCTTTGCCGTGGTGGCCGATGAAGTGCGCACCCTGGCGCAGCGCACCGCCGAGTCCACGGCGGAAATCCACCAGATTATCGACACTGTGCAAACCGGCGCGGTCAATGCGGTGCGCGCCATCGAAAGTGGTCAGCACCGCAGCGAGGAAGGCGTGACTCAGGTCACCGAGGCCGGCGCGACGCTGCAACTGATCACCAGTGCAGTGGAAGCCATTCGTGATATGAACCGGCAGATCGCCACCGCCGCCGAAGAGCAGACCTCGGTGGCCGAAGACATCTCGCGCAACCTCACCGAAATCACCGCCATCGCCACCGCCAATCAGGAGAACGTGAAGCGCACCGAGAGCGCCGGGCAAAACCTGCAAATCCTCTCCGGACAACTCAACGAAGTGACCCAGCGTCTGAGCACTTGA
- a CDS encoding multidrug efflux RND transporter permease subunit, translating to MAFTDPFIRRPVLATVVSLLIILLGFQAFSKLTIRQYPQMENALITVTTAYPGANAETIQGYITQPLQQSLASADGIDYMTSVSRQNVSIISIYARIGANSDRLFTELLAKANEVKNQLPQDAEDPVLSKEAADSTALMYISFYSEELSNPQITDYLSRVIQPKLATLPGMAEAEILGNQVFAMRLWLDPVKMGAYGVTAGDVNDAVRKYNFLAAAGEVKGEYVVTSINAETDLKSAEAFAAIPLKTVGDSRVLIRDVARVEMGAESYDSISSFDGTPSVYIAIKGTPGANPLDVIKEVRKVMPDLEAQLPPNLKVSIAYDATLFIQASIDEVVKTLGEAVLIVIVVVFLFLGAFRSVLIPVITIPLSMIGVMFFMQLMGYSINLLTLLAMVLAIGLVVDDAIVVVENIHRHIEEGKTPFDAAIEGAREIAVPVVSMTITLAAVYAPIGFLEGLTGALFKEFALTLAGAVIISGIVALTLSPMMCAKLLRHEENPSGLAHKLDQIFDNLKQRYQRALHGTLDTRPVVLVFAVIVMYLIPVLLKFTKSELAPEEDQGIIFMMASAPQPTNLEYLNKYTDEFVTIFKEFPEYYSSFQINGFNGVQSGIGGFLMTPWNERERTQMELLPEVQGRLSQIAGLQIFGFNLPSLPGTGEGLPFQFVINTPNDYQSLLQVAERIKQRAVESGKFAFLDVDLAFDKPEVVVEIDREKAAQMGVSMEDLGLTLASLLGEGEINRFTIDGRSYKVIAQVERAYRDNPEWLGSYYVKSESGAMLALSTLVKVSDRARPTQLNQFQQLNSAIIQGVPIVSMGEAVDTVTQIMREEAPAGYAYDFAGASRQLVQEGNALYITFGLALALIFLVLAAQFESFRDPLVIMVTVPLSICGALIPLFLGLSSMNIYTQVGLVTLIGLITKHGILIVEFANLLRREKGLSRREAVEEAAAIRLRPVLMTTAAMVFGMVPLILATGAGAVSRFDIGLVIATGMSIGTLFTLFVLPCVYSLLAQPDAPATTAKAH from the coding sequence ATGGCTTTTACTGATCCCTTTATCCGTCGCCCGGTATTGGCGACCGTGGTCAGTCTGTTGATCATCCTGCTTGGCTTCCAGGCATTCAGCAAACTGACCATCCGCCAGTACCCGCAGATGGAAAACGCCCTGATCACGGTGACCACGGCTTACCCCGGGGCCAACGCCGAGACCATTCAGGGCTATATCACCCAGCCGCTGCAACAGAGCCTGGCCAGCGCCGACGGTATCGACTACATGACCTCGGTCAGCCGGCAGAACGTGTCGATCATCTCGATCTATGCGCGTATCGGCGCCAATAGCGACCGTTTGTTCACCGAACTGCTGGCCAAGGCCAATGAGGTGAAGAACCAGCTGCCGCAGGACGCCGAAGACCCGGTACTGAGCAAGGAAGCTGCCGATTCCACGGCGCTGATGTACATCAGCTTCTACAGCGAGGAACTGAGCAACCCGCAGATCACCGACTACCTGTCGCGGGTGATCCAGCCCAAGCTGGCCACTCTGCCCGGCATGGCCGAGGCCGAGATTCTCGGCAATCAGGTGTTCGCCATGCGTCTGTGGCTCGACCCGGTGAAGATGGGCGCCTACGGCGTGACCGCCGGCGACGTCAACGACGCCGTGCGCAAGTACAACTTCCTCGCTGCCGCGGGTGAAGTAAAAGGCGAGTACGTGGTCACCAGCATCAACGCCGAAACCGACTTGAAGTCGGCCGAGGCCTTTGCTGCCATCCCGCTGAAGACCGTGGGCGACAGCCGCGTGCTGATCCGCGATGTGGCGCGGGTGGAAATGGGCGCGGAAAGCTACGACTCGATCAGCTCCTTCGATGGCACCCCCTCGGTGTACATCGCCATCAAGGGCACGCCGGGGGCCAACCCGCTGGACGTGATCAAGGAAGTGCGCAAGGTCATGCCAGACCTGGAAGCGCAGCTGCCACCCAACCTGAAAGTTTCCATCGCCTATGACGCCACGCTGTTTATCCAGGCGTCCATCGACGAAGTGGTGAAAACCCTCGGCGAAGCGGTGCTGATCGTCATCGTCGTAGTGTTCCTGTTCCTCGGCGCGTTCCGCTCGGTGCTGATCCCGGTGATCACCATCCCGCTGTCGATGATCGGCGTGATGTTCTTTATGCAGCTGATGGGCTACTCGATCAACCTGCTGACCCTGCTGGCGATGGTGTTGGCGATCGGTCTGGTGGTGGACGACGCCATCGTCGTCGTGGAAAACATCCACCGGCATATCGAGGAAGGCAAAACACCCTTCGATGCGGCCATTGAGGGCGCGCGGGAGATCGCCGTGCCGGTGGTATCGATGACCATCACCCTGGCGGCGGTGTACGCGCCTATCGGCTTCCTCGAGGGCCTTACGGGCGCGCTGTTCAAGGAATTTGCCCTGACCCTGGCCGGCGCGGTGATCATCTCCGGTATCGTCGCCCTGACCCTGTCACCGATGATGTGCGCCAAGCTGCTGCGCCATGAGGAGAATCCGTCGGGCCTGGCGCACAAGCTCGACCAGATATTCGACAATCTCAAGCAACGCTATCAGCGCGCCCTGCACGGCACACTGGATACCCGCCCGGTGGTCCTGGTGTTTGCGGTGATCGTCATGTATCTGATCCCGGTACTGCTCAAGTTCACCAAAAGCGAACTGGCCCCGGAAGAAGATCAGGGCATCATCTTTATGATGGCCAGCGCGCCGCAACCGACCAACCTGGAGTACCTGAACAAGTACACCGATGAGTTCGTGACCATCTTCAAGGAGTTCCCCGAGTACTACTCCTCGTTCCAGATCAACGGTTTCAACGGTGTGCAATCGGGTATTGGCGGCTTCCTGATGACGCCGTGGAACGAGCGCGAACGCACCCAGATGGAGTTGCTGCCGGAGGTGCAGGGTCGCCTGTCGCAGATCGCCGGCCTGCAGATCTTCGGCTTCAACCTGCCGTCCCTGCCGGGTACCGGTGAAGGTTTGCCGTTCCAGTTCGTGATCAACACGCCGAACGATTACCAGTCGCTGCTGCAAGTGGCCGAGCGGATCAAGCAACGCGCGGTGGAGTCCGGCAAGTTCGCCTTCCTCGACGTCGACCTGGCCTTCGACAAGCCTGAAGTGGTGGTGGAAATCGACCGCGAGAAAGCCGCACAGATGGGTGTGTCGATGGAAGACCTCGGTCTGACCCTGGCCAGCCTGCTCGGTGAAGGCGAGATCAACCGCTTTACCATCGACGGACGCAGCTACAAGGTGATTGCCCAGGTCGAACGTGCCTACCGCGACAACCCGGAGTGGCTCGGCAGCTACTACGTGAAGAGCGAAAGCGGCGCGATGCTGGCCCTGTCGACGCTGGTCAAGGTCAGCGACCGCGCGCGGCCGACCCAGCTCAACCAGTTCCAGCAGCTCAACTCGGCGATCATCCAGGGCGTACCAATCGTCAGCATGGGTGAAGCCGTCGACACGGTGACGCAGATCATGCGCGAGGAAGCCCCGGCCGGTTACGCCTACGACTTCGCCGGTGCATCGCGCCAACTGGTGCAGGAAGGCAATGCGCTGTACATCACCTTCGGCCTGGCCCTGGCGTTGATCTTCCTGGTACTGGCGGCACAGTTCGAGAGCTTCCGCGACCCGCTGGTGATCATGGTCACGGTGCCGCTGTCGATCTGTGGTGCGTTGATTCCGCTGTTCCTCGGTCTGTCGAGCATGAACATCTACACCCAGGTGGGCCTGGTGACGCTGATCGGTCTGATCACCAAACACGGCATCCTGATCGTCGAGTTCGCCAACCTGCTACGCCGTGAGAAAGGCCTGTCGCGTCGAGAAGCGGTCGAAGAAGCGGCGGCAATTCGCCTGCGTCCGGTGCTGATGACCACCGCGGCGATGGTCTTCGGCATGGTGCCGCTGATCCTGGCCACCGGCGCAGGTGCGGTCAGCCGCTTCGACATCGGCCTGGTAATCGCCACCGGCATGTCGATTGGCACGCTGTTTACCCTGTTCGTGCTGCCCTGCGTGTACAGCCTGCTGGCGCAGCCCGATGCACCAGCGACAACGGCCAAGGCCCACTAA
- a CDS encoding di-heme oxidoredictase family protein, giving the protein MFAPHRVALLLALSLSLAACDTPPQFTQAEPGEALSAGSATVRKADQNAFSLPSANLSTSRRLDFSVGNSFFRNPWVTAPATTTARDGLGPLFNTNACQNCHIKDGRGHPPAPDALSSVSMLVRLSIPAGSEHAEIIQRLGVLAEPTYGGQLQDMANPGVAPEGKVRVSYSTQRVSLADGQQAELRKPNLEISQLGYGALHPDTLFSARIAPPMIGLGLLEAIPEAAILANADPEDSNGDGISGRANQVWDREQQRTVLGRFGWKAGQPTLNQQNAEAFANDMGLTSTLVARDNCTTAQTDCRSAPHGGEPEVSDTILASVLFYSRNLGVPARRGADTPQVLAGKNLFYQAGCQGCHTPQFTTAADAAEPELANQLIRPYSDLLLHDMGDGLADNRPEFLASGREWRTPPLWGIGLTETVNGHSQFLHDGRARNLLEAILWHGGEAEAAKQQVMTFNADERSALLAFLNSL; this is encoded by the coding sequence ATGTTTGCGCCGCATCGCGTTGCGCTGCTGCTGGCTTTGAGCCTGAGCTTGGCCGCCTGCGATACCCCCCCACAGTTCACCCAAGCCGAGCCCGGCGAAGCCCTGTCCGCCGGCAGCGCCACCGTACGCAAGGCGGATCAGAACGCCTTCTCCCTACCGTCTGCCAACCTGTCGACTTCGCGCCGCCTGGATTTCAGCGTCGGCAACAGCTTCTTCCGCAATCCCTGGGTCACCGCGCCGGCCACCACCACCGCGCGTGACGGCCTCGGCCCGCTGTTCAACACCAACGCCTGCCAGAACTGCCATATCAAGGACGGCCGCGGCCATCCGCCAGCGCCTGATGCGCTCAGCTCGGTGTCGATGCTGGTACGCCTGTCGATTCCTGCCGGCAGCGAACATGCCGAGATTATCCAGCGCCTCGGCGTACTGGCTGAACCCACCTACGGCGGTCAACTGCAGGACATGGCCAACCCCGGCGTCGCGCCTGAAGGCAAGGTACGCGTCAGCTACAGCACGCAGCGGGTCAGCTTGGCCGATGGTCAGCAGGCCGAGCTGCGCAAGCCCAACCTGGAAATCAGCCAGCTCGGGTATGGCGCCCTGCATCCCGACACGCTGTTCTCCGCGCGTATTGCCCCGCCGATGATCGGCCTCGGTCTGCTCGAAGCGATTCCCGAAGCGGCCATCCTGGCCAATGCCGACCCCGAAGACAGCAATGGCGATGGCATTTCCGGGCGCGCCAACCAGGTCTGGGACCGCGAGCAGCAACGCACGGTGCTTGGTCGTTTTGGCTGGAAGGCCGGTCAGCCGACGCTCAACCAGCAGAATGCCGAAGCCTTTGCCAACGACATGGGCCTTACCAGCACGCTGGTGGCCCGTGACAACTGCACAACGGCGCAGACGGATTGCCGCAGCGCGCCCCATGGCGGCGAGCCCGAGGTCAGCGACACCATCCTCGCCAGCGTGCTGTTCTACAGCCGCAACCTCGGTGTACCGGCGCGGCGCGGCGCCGATACGCCGCAAGTGCTCGCCGGCAAAAACCTGTTCTACCAGGCCGGTTGCCAGGGCTGCCACACCCCGCAATTCACCACCGCGGCCGATGCAGCAGAACCGGAACTGGCCAATCAGCTGATCCGCCCCTACAGCGACCTGCTGCTGCATGATATGGGCGACGGGCTGGCAGATAACCGCCCGGAGTTCCTCGCCAGCGGCCGCGAATGGCGCACCCCGCCACTCTGGGGCATCGGCCTGACTGAAACAGTCAACGGTCACAGCCAGTTCCTGCATGACGGCCGCGCGCGCAACCTGCTGGAGGCCATCCTCTGGCATGGCGGCGAGGCCGAGGCGGCCAAGCAGCAGGTCATGACTTTCAATGCCGACGAGCGTAGCGCGCTGTTGGCTTTCCTGAATTCGTTGTAA
- a CDS encoding imelysin family protein, whose protein sequence is MLRMPLASASLLAISISLAGCGEDKAPDTQAAAPAASSASAPVAATSQVDEAASKAVVSHYADLALAVFSDAVSTGKTLQGAIDALLANPNDDTLKTAREAWLAARVPYMQSEVFRFGNAVVDDWEGQLNAWPLDEGLIDYVAKDYQHALGNPGASANIIANTELQVGEDKLDVTTITPELLASLNELGGSEANVATGYHAIEFLLWGQDLNGTNSGAGERPASDFLVGEGATGGNNERRRAFIKAAADLLVSDLDAMVVQWQAGKTDNYRATLEADTAENGLRKMLFGMGSLSLGELAGERMKVALEANSTEDEHDCFSDNTHNSHFYNGKGIRNVYLGEYKKVDGTTLTGPSLSSLVAKVDAAADSALKADLEATEGKLQALVDSANNGKHFDQLIAADNAEGQQIVRDAIAALVKQTGAIEQAAGKLGISDLNPDTADHSF, encoded by the coding sequence ATGCTCCGTATGCCCCTGGCCTCTGCCAGCCTGCTCGCCATCTCCATCTCACTCGCCGGTTGCGGTGAAGACAAAGCACCCGACACCCAAGCTGCCGCACCTGCCGCCAGCAGCGCCAGCGCCCCGGTAGCTGCCACCAGCCAAGTCGATGAAGCGGCCAGCAAAGCGGTGGTCAGCCACTACGCCGACCTGGCCCTGGCCGTATTCAGCGATGCCGTCAGCACCGGAAAAACCTTGCAAGGTGCCATCGATGCCCTGCTCGCCAACCCGAATGACGACACTCTGAAAACCGCCCGCGAAGCCTGGCTGGCAGCCCGTGTGCCTTACATGCAGAGCGAAGTGTTCCGCTTCGGCAACGCCGTGGTCGACGACTGGGAAGGCCAGCTGAACGCTTGGCCGCTGGACGAAGGCCTGATCGACTACGTCGCCAAGGATTACCAACACGCCCTGGGCAACCCAGGCGCCAGCGCCAACATCATCGCCAATACCGAACTGCAGGTCGGCGAAGACAAGCTCGACGTCACCACCATCACCCCGGAACTGCTGGCCAGCCTGAATGAGCTGGGCGGTTCCGAAGCCAACGTCGCCACCGGTTACCACGCCATCGAGTTCCTGCTCTGGGGCCAGGACCTCAACGGCACCAATTCAGGCGCCGGCGAGCGCCCAGCCAGCGATTTCCTCGTGGGTGAAGGCGCCACTGGCGGCAACAACGAGCGCCGCCGCGCCTTTATCAAAGCCGCCGCCGACCTGCTGGTCAGCGACCTTGATGCGATGGTTGTGCAGTGGCAAGCCGGTAAGACCGACAACTACCGCGCCACGCTGGAAGCCGACACCGCTGAAAACGGCCTGCGCAAGATGCTCTTCGGCATGGGTAGCCTGTCACTCGGCGAGCTGGCCGGCGAGCGCATGAAGGTCGCGCTGGAAGCCAATTCCACCGAAGACGAGCACGACTGCTTCAGCGACAACACCCACAACTCGCACTTCTACAACGGCAAAGGTATTCGCAACGTCTACCTGGGCGAATACAAGAAGGTCGATGGCACCACTCTGACCGGCCCAAGCCTGTCGTCGCTGGTAGCCAAGGTTGACGCCGCCGCTGACAGCGCCCTGAAAGCCGACCTCGAAGCCACCGAAGGCAAGCTGCAGGCGCTGGTCGACAGTGCCAACAATGGTAAACACTTCGATCAGCTGATCGCCGCCGACAACGCCGAAGGCCAGCAGATTGTTCGTGATGCCATCGCCGCACTGGTCAAGCAGACCGGCGCAATCGAGCAGGCCGCTGGCAAGCTGGGTATCAGTGATCTCAACCCGGATACCGCTGACCACAGCTTCTAA
- a CDS encoding DUF1513 domain-containing protein codes for MNRRAFLGLSIAAVAATAAAAGTYGGWTLMHSGAQPLLLSARNDSAGKHFAVGYRLDGSQVFATQVSERCHDVIGHPFLPMALFVGRRPSTQSYLIDTRNGRLLQTLNSPKQRHFYGHAVFHKDGEWLYATENDTSDPGRGVLGVYRLQGEQLLRSSELSTHGIGPHQLLWLPDGETLAVANGGIRTEADSRVEMNLDAMESSLVLLRRDGSLISREQLPERMNSVRHMAVASDGTLVTGQQYMDEISDVVPLLAIKRPGQPFQYFPVADAQRQLMNQYTASVAIHSELRLLALTAPRGNRVFIWDLDSAELRLDAPLADCAGVGAVADGFVVSSGVGRCRLYDCRSPQISSKPLQLPAGLWDNHLRLV; via the coding sequence ATCAATCGCCGCGCCTTTCTAGGGCTGAGCATCGCTGCTGTTGCCGCCACGGCAGCGGCCGCCGGCACTTATGGTGGCTGGACGCTTATGCACAGCGGCGCCCAGCCGCTGCTGCTGTCGGCGCGCAACGACAGCGCTGGCAAGCACTTCGCGGTGGGTTACCGACTGGATGGCAGCCAGGTGTTTGCCACCCAGGTCAGCGAGCGCTGCCACGATGTGATCGGCCATCCGTTTTTGCCTATGGCGCTGTTTGTCGGCCGTCGCCCGAGCACCCAGAGCTACCTGATCGACACCCGTAACGGCCGTCTGCTGCAGACCCTGAACTCACCCAAGCAGCGCCATTTCTACGGCCACGCGGTGTTCCACAAGGACGGCGAATGGCTGTACGCCACCGAGAACGACACCTCCGACCCCGGTCGCGGCGTACTCGGTGTCTATCGCCTGCAAGGTGAACAGCTACTGCGCAGCAGCGAACTGTCGACCCACGGCATCGGCCCGCACCAACTGCTCTGGCTGCCAGACGGTGAAACCCTGGCCGTGGCCAACGGCGGCATCCGCACCGAGGCCGATAGCCGGGTGGAAATGAATCTCGACGCCATGGAGTCCAGCCTGGTGCTGCTGCGCCGCGACGGCAGCCTGATCAGTCGGGAGCAGCTGCCCGAACGGATGAACAGCGTGCGCCATATGGCCGTGGCCAGCGACGGCACCCTGGTCACCGGCCAGCAATATATGGACGAGATCAGCGATGTGGTGCCGCTCTTGGCGATCAAACGCCCTGGCCAGCCCTTCCAGTACTTTCCGGTAGCCGATGCGCAGCGCCAACTGATGAACCAGTACACCGCCAGCGTGGCGATCCACAGCGAGCTGCGCCTGCTGGCGTTGACTGCTCCCCGCGGCAACCGGGTGTTTATCTGGGATCTGGACAGCGCCGAACTGCGCCTGGATGCGCCTCTGGCCGATTGCGCCGGCGTAGGCGCGGTAGCCGACGGCTTTGTGGTCAGCAGCGGCGTTGGCCGTTGCCGCCTGTATGACTGCCGCAGCCCCCAGATCAGCAGCAAGCCCCTGCAGCTGCCTGCCGGCCTTTGGGACAACCACCTGCGTCTGGTTTAG
- a CDS encoding efflux RND transporter periplasmic adaptor subunit → MLLRRMLIMLGAVLVVVLALAAYKGFSIYQQVQMFSAPQPAISIDAATAEEQPWQGRLPAIGTLKAFQGVDLTVEVGGTVQQVLFRSGEQVTLQQPLIQMDSDVEQASLGTAQAELGLARVEYERGRSLVTRQSISKSEFDRLSASLQKANASVAQLQAQLAKKRILAPFAGTIGIRQVDVGDYLASGTTIATLQDLSKLYVDFFLPEQAVPKLAIGERVRFSVAAYPNEVFEGEIAAINPKVEDTTRNVQVRAMLANPESKLLPGMFANLEVLLPGEQNLIVVPETAITYTLYGNSVSVIGEKKGEDGQVVKDDKGQAELVVERRFVETGERRDGQVVILKGLQAGEQVVSAGQLKLDNGAHVSIANAQAKPSDE, encoded by the coding sequence ATGTTGCTTCGCCGCATGCTGATCATGCTCGGCGCAGTACTCGTCGTGGTACTCGCCCTCGCCGCCTACAAAGGCTTTTCCATCTACCAACAAGTGCAGATGTTCTCGGCACCGCAGCCGGCCATCAGCATTGATGCCGCGACAGCAGAAGAACAGCCGTGGCAGGGTCGCCTGCCAGCCATCGGCACACTCAAGGCCTTCCAGGGTGTTGACCTGACCGTGGAGGTCGGCGGCACCGTGCAGCAGGTGCTGTTCCGCTCCGGCGAACAGGTCACCCTGCAGCAGCCACTGATCCAGATGGACAGCGATGTCGAGCAGGCCAGCCTGGGCACTGCGCAGGCCGAACTGGGCCTGGCCCGCGTGGAGTACGAGCGCGGTCGTAGCCTGGTCACCCGCCAGAGCATCTCGAAAAGCGAGTTCGACCGCCTCTCCGCCAGCCTGCAGAAGGCCAATGCCAGCGTCGCCCAGCTGCAGGCACAACTGGCGAAGAAGCGCATCCTTGCGCCCTTTGCCGGCACTATCGGCATCCGTCAGGTGGATGTCGGTGACTACCTGGCCTCCGGCACCACCATTGCCACTCTGCAGGACCTGAGCAAACTCTACGTCGACTTCTTCCTGCCCGAACAGGCGGTGCCCAAACTGGCCATTGGCGAGCGCGTGCGCTTCAGCGTGGCGGCTTACCCAAACGAGGTGTTCGAAGGCGAAATCGCCGCGATCAACCCCAAGGTCGAGGACACCACCCGCAACGTGCAGGTGCGCGCCATGCTGGCCAACCCGGAAAGCAAACTGCTGCCCGGCATGTTCGCCAACCTGGAAGTGCTGTTGCCCGGCGAGCAGAACCTGATCGTGGTACCGGAAACTGCCATCACCTACACCCTCTACGGCAACTCGGTGTCCGTGATCGGCGAGAAGAAGGGCGAGGACGGCCAGGTGGTCAAAGATGACAAAGGCCAGGCTGAACTGGTGGTCGAGCGCCGTTTCGTCGAAACCGGCGAACGCCGCGACGGCCAGGTGGTGATTCTCAAAGGCCTGCAGGCCGGTGAGCAGGTGGTATCCGCCGGCCAGCTGAAGCTGGATAACGGCGCCCACGTCAGCATCGCCAATGCGCAGGCCAAGCCGAGCGACGAGTAA